In Pongo abelii isolate AG06213 chromosome 5, NHGRI_mPonAbe1-v2.0_pri, whole genome shotgun sequence, a single genomic region encodes these proteins:
- the LOC129059833 gene encoding LOW QUALITY PROTEIN: histone-lysine N-methyltransferase SETMAR (The sequence of the model RefSeq protein was modified relative to this genomic sequence to represent the inferred CDS: inserted 1 base in 1 codon; substituted 6 bases at 6 genomic stop codons): MTSYLLFILHLFWALEMMLDKKEIXVIFLFEFKMGRKAAETTCNNNNAFXPGTANECTVQWWFRKLYKGDGSLEDEKRSCWPSEVDNNQLRAIIEVDPLTTTREVNKKLNINHSMVVRHFKQIGKVKKLNKWVPHELTKNQKSHHFEMSSLILCNNDEAFLNRTLMCNEKXILYNNRYNGRPAAQWLDREEAPKHFPKPDLHPKKVMVTVWWSAASLIYYSFLNPGXTITSEIYVQQVDEMHRKLQHLQLALVNRRGPILLHDNTXPHNAQPTLQKLNKLGNKVLPHLXYSPDLLHTDYHFFKHLGNFLQGKCFHNQQHAKNAFQEFVESQSTEFYTTXINKLIACWQKCVDCNRSYFD, translated from the exons ATGACTTcgtacttgctgtttattttacatttattttgggCTTTGGAAATGATGCTAGACAAAAAGGaaatttgagtgattttcttatttgagttCAAAATGGGTCGTAAAGCAGCAGAGACAACGTGCAACAACAACAACGCAT GCCCAGGAACTGCTAATGAatgtacagtgcagtggtggttcaGAAAGCTTTACAAAGGGGATGGGAGCCTTGAAGATGAGAAGCGCAGTTGTTGGCCATCAGAAGTTGACAATAACCAATTGAGAGCAATCATTGAAGTTGATCCTCTTACAACCACACGAGAAGTTaacaaaaaactcaacatcaaCCATTCTATGGTTGTTCGGCATTTCAAGCAAATTGGAAAAGTGAAAAAGCTAAATAAGTGGGTGCCCCATGAGCTgaccaaaaatcaaaaaagtCATCATTTTGAAATGTCTTCTCTTATTCTGTGCAACAATGATGAGGCATTTCTCAATCGGACTTTGATGTGCAATGAAAAGTAGATTTTATACAACAACCGTTACAACGGGCGACCAGCAGCTCAGTGGTTGGATcgagaagaagctccaaagcacttcccaaagccagATTTGCACCCAAAGAAAgtcatggtcactgtttggtggtctgctgccagtctgatctactacagctttctgaatcctggctaaaccattacatctgagatCTATGTTCAGCAGGTCGATGAGATGCACCGAAAACTGCAGCACCTGCAGCTGGCATTGGTCAACAGAAGAGGCCCAATTCTTCTCCACGACAACACCTGACCACACAACGCACAACCAACACTTCAAAAGTTGAACAAATTGGGCAACAAAGTTTTGCCTCATCTGTGatattcacctgacctcttgCACACcgactaccacttcttcaagcatctcgGCAATTTTTTGCAGGGTAAATGCTTCCACAACCAGCAGCATGcaaaaaatgctttccaagagtttgtCGAATCCCAAAGTACAGAATTTTACACtacatgaataaacaaactgattgcttgttggcaaaaatgtgttgattgtaatcgttcttattttgattaa